A window of Amphiprion ocellaris isolate individual 3 ecotype Okinawa chromosome 12, ASM2253959v1, whole genome shotgun sequence contains these coding sequences:
- the armt1 gene encoding damage-control phosphatase ARMT1, producing MMAADQTLAGVPPSLSAKVVGSFAYLTVRDRLPTILTKVIDTIHRNKNKFFEEYGEDGIQAEKQTISLLSKLRNELQTDKPVLALTDGLPDTESWNQYLNRQQRLQGDQESVSWFKSAWLYVECYMYRRIQEALLLNPPISDYDVFNEGKTQSFFESQQAVMALCTYLEGVKKNIDGLSRNQLFEHFNKLLLVSLWGNKCDLSISAGQENSQKTSPLDSLNSLQPFILVDDSSMVWSTLISAQKPGESGKTTADRVDIVLDNAGFELVTDLIFADFLVSSGLARQIYFHGKSFPWFVSDVTANDFQWTIRQTMATNHKWMSKSGFQWQTYLKEGVWSYHDHPFWTQPHEFCDMAADAPDLYATLQGADLVLFKGDLNYRKLTGDRDWDHTVAFNTALRGFRPAPLCSLRTLKANVQVGLQSGQGEKLTSQDPSWMTSGKYAVIQFYNSKSE from the exons ATGATGGCGGCGGATCAAACTCTGGCCGGAGTCCCCCCTTCGTTGTCTGCCAAAGTGGTTGG gtcTTTTGCTTATTTGACTGTAAGAGACAGATTGCCGACAATCCTCACTAAAGTTATTGACACAATACATcgcaacaaaaacaagttttttgAAGAATATGGAGAG GATGGTATCCAGGCAGAGAAGCAAACAATATCTCTGCTGTCTAAGCTGAGGAATGAGCTGCAGACTGACAAGCCAGTGCTAGCATTGACAGACGGCCTGCCAGACACAGAGTCCTGGAACCAGTACCTGAACAGACAACAGAGACTGCAAGGAGACCAGGAGTCTGTCAGCTGGTTCAAGTCTGCTTGGCTTTATGTGGAGTGCTACATGTACCGCAGGATACAGGAGGCCCTCCTGCTCAA tcCTCCCATCAGTGACTATGATGTCTTTAATGAAGGAAAGACTCAGAGCTTCTTTGAGTCTCAGCAGGCTGTGATGGCCTTATGCACATACTTGGAGGGTGTCAAAAAGAACATAGATGGGCTCTCTAGAAATCAGCTGTTTGAGCATTTCAACAAACTACTACTG GTTTCTCTTTGGGGGAACAAGTGCGATCTGTCTATCTCTGCTGGGCAAGAGAACTCCCAGAAGACGAGTCCGTTAGATTCCCTCAACAGCTTACAACCCTTCATCTTGGTGGACGACTCCAGCATGGTGTGGTCGACGCTTATTTCTGCCCAGAAGCCGGGAGAGTCAGGAAAAACCACTGCAGACAGAGTGGACATTGTGCTAGACAATGCAGGCTTTGAGTTAGTCACTGATTTGATCTTTGCAGATTTCCTGGTTTCCTCTGGCCTTGCACGTCAGATTTATTTTCACGGCAAATCATTCCCGTGGTTTGTCTCTGATGTCACAGCCAATGATTTTCAGTGGACCATTCGGCAGACCATGGCAACCAATCACAAGTGGATGTCCAAGAGTGGTTTCCAGTGGCAGACCTATCTGAAAGAGGGTGTGTGGAGCTACCACGACCATCCTTTCTGGACACAGCCCCATGAGTTCTGCGACATGGCAGCTGATGCTCCTGACCTGTATGCCACGCTGCAGGGGGCAGACCTGGTGCTGTTCAAAGGTGATCTCAACTACAGGAAGCTGACGGGGGACAGGGACTGGGACCACACAGTGGCCTTTAATACTGCGCTACGGGGTTTTAGGCCTGCCCCACTGTGTAGCTTGAGGACTCTCAAGGCCAACGTTCAGGTCGGTTTGCAGTCGGGCCAAGGGGAGAAGCTGACGTCCCAAGATCCAAGTTGGATGACCAGCGGCAAGTACGCTGTCATTCAGTTCTACAACTCAAAGTCAGAATAG
- the zbtb2b gene encoding zinc finger and BTB domain-containing protein 2b, which yields MELANHGLILLQQLNAQREFGFLCDCTVAIGDVFFKAHKAVLAAFSNYFRMLFIHQDSDCVRLKAADIQPDIFSYLLNLMYTGKLAPQLIDPARLEQGVRFLHAYPLLQEASQSAYSHPEQSINLSTSLYGIQISDQQVALSARLPTRRQLSSPFDVEQVSSEGKQPSTPASTSYSNSVPPKLSSSPPDVEASTSGARPVAEEGGMDLLSADGSSANAILHVKPSIMKRSSSFRKHYSCHLCRSRFTQRSLLREHLLQHTQSLQQTLTEPSDALSPVMTGEHNLLVEGLPKGNQAASSPSVAAAAVEVISDSEQTPVSGTNSDSPRAEVSTSSWGVGGLNSQADTPPPSDIADIDNLESADLDREVKRRKYECSTCGRKFIQKSHWREHMYIHTGKPFKCSACGKSFCRANQAARHVCLNQGADTYTMVDRQSMELCAAGDDGSQMEAMFLGSSKPYKCNICATTFSNPNEVIKHLCFTQGGLVGLEGNTGAGMLLQREEFSKDEGSDLSNSGTPLEPIKSEEILVE from the exons ATGGAGTTGGCCAACCATGGTCTTATCCTGCTGCAACAGCTTAACGCTCAGAGGGAGTTTGGCTTCCTGTGCGACTGCACCGTGGCTATAGGAGATGTCTTCTTCAAAGCCCACAAAGCCGTCCTCGCTGCCTTCTCCAACTACTTCAGAATGCTCTTCATTCACCAGGACAG tgacTGTGTTCGTCTCAAGGCGGCTGACATACAGCCAGACATCTTCAGCTACCTCCTCAACCTGATGTACACAGGAAAACTGGCACCACAGCTGATAGATCCTGCGCGACTAGAGCAAGGGGTCAGATTCCTTCATGCCTATCCTCTCTTACAGGAGGCCAGCCAGTCAGCGTATTCCCACCCTGAGCAAAGCATCAACCTTTCCACCTCCCTCTACGGCATCCAGATCTCTGatcagcaggtggcgctgtcaGCCAGACTGCCCACTCGACGGCAGCTGTCCTCTCCCTTTGATGTGGAGCAGGTCAGCTCAGAGGGGAAGCAACCGTCCACACCAGCAAGTACTTCATACTCAAATTCCGTACCACCCAAGCTGTCTTCTTCGCCTCCTGATGTGGAGGCTTCAACCAGTGGTGCTAGGCCTGTGGCTGAGGAGGGGGGAATGGACTTACTAAGTGCAGATGGTTCATCAGCCAACGCCATCCTCCATGTAAAGCCCAGCATAATGAAGAGGAGTTCCTCCTTTAGGAAGCATTACTCCTGTCACCTTTGCAGGAGCCGATTCACCCAGAGAAGTCTACTGAGAGAGCACCTCCTCCAGCACACCCAGAGTCTTCAGCAGACCCTGACTGAGCCCAGCGATGCCCTCTCACCTGTCATGACTGGAGAACACAACCTACTCGTCGAGGGACTTCCTAAAGGGAACCAAGCTGCGTCAAGTCCCTCAGTTGCTGCGGCGGCGGTCGAGGTCATCAGCGACAGCGAGCAAACCCCCGTTTCAGGTACCAACTCGGACTCTCCCCGAGCAGAGGTGTCCACCTCCAGCTGGGGGGTGGGAGGGTTGAATTCTCAGGCGGACACACCACCTCCATCAGACATTGCGGACATTGACAACCTGGAGAGTGCCGACTTGGACCGTGAAGTGAAGCGGCGGAAGTACGAGTGCTCCACCTGCGGACGCAAGTTTATTCAGAAGAGCCACTGGCGCGAACACATGTACATCCACACAGGGAAGCCCTTCAAATGCAGTGCTTGCGGTAAGAGCTTTTGCCGTGCCAACCAGGCAGCCCGTCACGTGTGCCTGAACCAGGGGGCCGACACCTACACCATGGTGGACCGACAGAGCATGGAGCTGTGCGCTGCAGGAGATGACGGCAGCCAGATGGAGGCGATGTTCTTGGGCTCATCAAAGCCTTACAAGTGTAACATTTGTGCCACCACCTTCTCCAATCCCAATGAGGTGATCAAACACTTGTGTTTCACCCAAGGGGGATTAGTGGGGCTGGAGGGAAACACAGGTGCAGGCATGCTGCTCCAGCGTGAAGAATTTTCCAAAGATGAAGGCTCCGATTTGTCCAACTCTGGCACTCCACTAGAACCCATAAAGTCCGAGGAGATCCTCGTAGAATAG